A window of Fragaria vesca subsp. vesca linkage group LG7, FraVesHawaii_1.0, whole genome shotgun sequence contains these coding sequences:
- the LOC101304223 gene encoding spindle and kinetochore-associated protein 1 homolog, producing MEAEKAGASLDSLVSGFNSRISELQELVIARNMYPASSVTDLSAVDAAVKAMEVQVQAIKDRVRDETLAIPKAKKLIDASLKQQRILKDMSIYAPAHVPERMSMLNLDTNRCLFPESSQQNAGSGIFKLEEDPAPPPKEKKGRLPPPLWFLSAEELDSLSSYMRGRLTLEKVNAAINDMATYAEANYQLIAAPKKNVAGDRWEKALEIRDIAMHEAVKGKHFFLETDMKGPSLKLDNTGKAILTVLRHLGRVSETRIGHHRVIILLKPH from the exons ATGGAGGCGGAGAAAGCAGGGGCGTCGCTGGACTCGCTGGTCTCCGGGTTCAACAGCCGGATCTCGGAGCTCCAAGAGCTCGTTATTGCCCGAAACA TGTACCCGGCCAGCAGCGTCACCGATCTGTCGGCCGTTGACGCCGCCGTGAAGGCCATGGAGGTTCAGGTCCAGGCCATCAAGGATCGCGTTCGCGACGAAACCCTAGCCATCCCCAAAGCTAAA AAACTGATCGATGCATCGTTGAAGCAGCAAAGGATATTGAAGGACATGTCAATTTATGCGCCAGCTCATGTTCCTGAAAGAATGTCAATGTTGAATTTGGATACAAATAGATG TTTATTTCCAGAAAGCTCTCAGCAAAACGCAGGTTCTGGGATCTTCAAGCTTGAGGAGGATCCTGCACCACCACCTAAG GAGAAAAAGGGTCGTCTTCCACCACCATTGTGGTTTTTAAGTGCTGAAGAGCTGGATTCCTTGTCATC ATACATGAGAGGAAGGCTTACACTTGAGAAAGTCAATGCAGCTATTAATGACATGGCAACATACGCTGAAGCAAATTATCAGCTCATAGCTGCCCCAAAGAAGAAT GTGGCAGGAGATCGTTGGGAGAAGGCCTTG GAAATAAGAGATATTGCAATGCATGAAGCCGTGAAGGGAAAACATTTCTTTCTCGAAACTGACATGAAGGGACCATCCTTGAAGCTTGACAACACTGGAAAAGCAATACTAACT GTTCTTCGTCACCTGGGTCGTGTAAGTGAGACACGAATTGGTCATCATCGGGTGATCATCCTTTTGAAGCCTCATTGA
- the LOC101303646 gene encoding TMV resistance protein N-like, with the protein MAASSSSSSGGSFKYDVFINFRGEDTRSSFVCHLYHALNQTLLDTFIDSEELQKGDDLSKLYKAIQDSRLSILVFSKHYATSTWCLKELVQILECMDRQNQIVVPIFYQVDPSHVRKLKESFAEAFAKHESDSNVNKEELESWKSSLTRAANLSGYHSKDYRDDIQLINSIVENILKKVIRISPSCKTDDLIGMDTHMNKIDSLFKSGVDDCRNVVGIWGMGGIGKSTIARAVYDNISPQFEHKCFLDNVKEGFTKKGARQMVEDLLCATLNLKDGRTLVGGVNMIKERLGKKKVLLVLDDVDAMEQIDTLIGENPSFGMPSKSGSDWVLKTFKVA; encoded by the exons ATGGCTGCTTCTTCGTCTTCATCATCTGGAGGCAGTTTTAAGTACGACGTTTTCATCAATTTTAGAGGCGAAGACACCCGTAGCTCTTTCGTCTGTCATCTTTACCACGCTCTGAACCAGACTCTGCTCGACACCTTCATAGATTCCGAAGAGCTTCAAAAAGGTGACGACCTCTCGAAGCTATACAAAGCCATTCAAGACTCGAGGCTTTCGATTCTAGTTTTTTCTAAACACTATGCAACTTCTACATGGTGCTTAAAAGAACTGGTTCAGATCCTGGAGTGCATGGATCGGCAGAACCAGATTGTGGTGCCCATTTTCTATCAAGTAGATCCTTCCCATGTTCGCAAACTCAAGGAAAGCTTTGCAGAAGCTTTTGCAAAACATGAAAGCGATTCCAATGTAAACAAGGAAGAGTTGGAGAGCTGGAAGTCCAGTTTAACGAGAGCTGCGAATTTATCCGGTTACCACTCCAAAGATTATCG GGATGATATCCAGCTTATCAATAGCATTGTAGAAAACATCTTAAAGAAGGTGATCCGCATCTCACCAAGCTGTAAAACCGATGACTTGATTGGAATGGACACTCACATGAATAAAATTGATTCGTTATTCAAATCAGGGGTGGATGATTGTCGCAACGTTGTTGGAATCTGGGGTATGGGTGGCATCGGCAAGTCAACAATCGCTAGAGCTGTATATGATAATATCAGTCCTCAATTTGAACACAAGTGCTTTCTTGATAATGTGAAGGAGGGCTTCACAAAGAAAGGTGCAAGACAGATGGTTGAAGACCTTTTATGTGCAACTTTGAACTTAAAAGATGGACGCACTTTAGTTGGAGGCGTGAATATGATAAAGGAAAGACTAGGTAAGAAAAAGGTTCTTCTTGTTCTTGATGATGTGGACGCAATGGAGCAAATTGATACCTTGATTGGAGAAAATCCTTCATTTGGCATGCCTTCAAAATCTGGATCTGACTGGGTGCTCAAAACTTTCAAAGTTGCCTGA
- the LOC101303937 gene encoding uncharacterized protein LOC101303937: MKHLPFCISRMKEFSCTGCKELTAPFISWPTCMRNPSSSILVYLNLSGCNVLELSDAIAHLSSLRELILSGNNNLESLPEAMNRLGDLEKLYLRGCKGLKSIPELSSSIRRIAADDCTSLETVSTPQLPCVGSIRFSFFNCLKLVNTNLFMCIVETAATDNQGEDLGSDYRMCLPGSDIPDWFNHQDRGSSVTVQLPPDWSHMSDGLAICAISNLRGADNEETLESAFCYATLKANQGQDNFYFRLLPRYQGGNDVPLESDHMILVFINSLNFETFHSGRKYTQATFRIVTTDSITDDPMTWKDCTWISSCGVRLFQMNAPSSVDLVCNVENRETEISSKRKRETLERGKEKMGVEVQKEEEECSGGPICSCFSLSGCTISLRKKQRQTEREAEGVAGLESEEADVSGEGGLLTLSL; the protein is encoded by the exons ATGAAACATCTTCCATTCTGCATATCGCGAATGAAAGAATTTTCATGTACGGGATGTAAAGAATTGACAGCGCCCTTTATCTCGTGGCCAACATGTATGAGGAATCCTAGCTCCTCTATTCTGGTCTATCTTAATTTAAGTGGCTGCAATGTTTTGGAATTATCGGATGCTATTGCTCATTTGTCATCACTGAGAGAATTAATCTTATCGGGAAACAATAACTTGGAGAGTCTACCTGAAGCGATGAATCGCCTGGGTGATTTAGAAAAGCTCTATTTAAGAGGTTGCAAGGGACTGAAATCAATACCAGAGCTTTCATCAAGTATACGACGCATAGCAGCCGATGATTGCACATCTTTGGAGACAGTTTCAACACCACAGTTACCTTGTGTTGGAAGCATTCGCTTCTCATTTTTTAATTGCTTGAAACTGGTGAATACCAATCTATTTATGTGTATTGTGGAAACTGCTGCTACTGACAATCAG GGCGAAGATTTGGGTTCTGATTACCGTATGTGTCTTCCTGGAAGTGATATTCCAGATTGGTTCAACCATCAGGATAGAGGGTCTTCCGTAACTGTGCAGCTACCACCCGATTGGTCCCACATGTCTGACGGGTTGGCTATATGCGCCATCAGTAACTTGCGGGGTGCTGATAATGAAGAAACTCTTGAATCTGCTTTTTGTTATGCTACCTTGAAAGCAAATCAGGGTCAGGACAACTTCTATTTTCGTTTGCTACCCCGATATCAAGGTGGAAATGATGTGCCCCTTGAGTCGGATCATATGATCCTGGTATTTATAAATTCATTAAATTTTGAAACTTTTCATAGTGGACGCAAGTACACCCAGGCCACATTTAGGATTGTGACAACGGACTCCATTACAGATGATCCAATGACATGGAAAGATTGCACTTGGATCTCAAGTTGCGGGGTTCGCTTATTCCAAATGAATGCACCATCCTCTGTGGACCTTGTTTGCAATGTGGAAAACAGAGAAACAGAGATAAGTAGCAAGAGAAAGAGAGAGACACTAGAGAGAGGGAAAGAGAAGATGGGGGTAGAGGTGCAGAAAGAGGAGGAAGAGTGCTCAGGAGGTCCCATATGCTCCTGCTTCTCGTTGAGTGGGTGCACTATTTCGTTGAGAAAGAAACAAAGACAAACAGAAAGAGAGGCAGAAGGTGTTGCTGGATTAGAGTCAGAGGAAGCGGACGTCTCAGGAGAAGGGGGACTCCTCACACTGTCTCTCTAG